One Terriglobales bacterium genomic region harbors:
- a CDS encoding VWA domain-containing protein, which translates to MIREGTSRLLVGLLVAAMAVPSLPAQQQSGSLYRFHVETDVVLVNVTVRDKSGNIVRGLKKDDFTVLEDGKQQRIASFDFEQTDLQAVPQPQQAVLVAPRTATPAIATVKPTDKLEFRDHRVIILFFDLTSMQPEEIERAVVAAQKFVDKQMKPADMVAVMSLATSLQVNQDLTSDHELLNKALSRLNPSSGGGFDAGMTGDTEGTADTAQPYTPDDTEYNIFNTDRRLEALQSLAESLSRIEQKKSVIYFSSGMDKTGIENQSQLRNAINRAVRSNVAIYPMDMRGLQAIIPGGEAQQASLRGTSPYSGASVRNAFDSNFSTQETLVTLAADTGGRAFLDSNDFGAVFNKVQEDTSAYYVIGYRSTNPARDGRFRKIIVKTSVPDVKIEFRKGYYAPRDFAHSNRDDREQQLVDELSSELSATDLDVFLSAAYFRLSEGRFYVPVSLVVPGSEIPFTNSGDKDKATLDIIGVVRDELQRPVGNVRDTVKLNLDESQQVRRKNVQYQTAFTLPPGKFHLKLVLRENQSGRLGSFETDVIIPDFKKEKVPLRLSSVVMGTQIQNASKRKSSENVLAKDGSELIPNVLHVFSPAQHLYFYYEVYEPTKDTHSADKGKPIRLLTSIQFFQGKVKAFETPLVEAHQLTAPDRKAAVFQFDVPLSQLKPGLYTCQVTVIDDAAGTFAFPRLALLLKNDAAKPASAAGGK; encoded by the coding sequence ATGATTCGAGAAGGCACATCCCGGTTGCTGGTCGGGCTACTCGTCGCAGCGATGGCGGTGCCGTCTCTGCCGGCGCAGCAACAGAGCGGTTCGCTCTACCGTTTTCACGTCGAGACCGACGTGGTGCTGGTCAACGTCACGGTTCGCGACAAGAGCGGCAACATCGTGCGCGGATTGAAGAAAGACGACTTCACCGTTCTCGAAGACGGCAAGCAGCAGCGCATCGCCAGCTTCGATTTCGAGCAGACCGACCTGCAAGCGGTTCCGCAACCGCAACAGGCGGTGCTGGTCGCGCCTAGAACCGCCACGCCGGCCATCGCAACGGTAAAGCCCACGGACAAACTCGAATTCCGCGATCACCGGGTCATCATATTGTTCTTCGACCTCACCTCCATGCAGCCGGAAGAGATCGAGCGCGCCGTGGTGGCGGCGCAGAAGTTCGTGGACAAGCAGATGAAGCCGGCGGACATGGTCGCCGTCATGTCGCTGGCCACGTCGCTGCAGGTGAACCAGGACCTTACATCGGACCACGAGCTGTTGAACAAGGCCCTTTCGCGGCTGAACCCGTCGAGCGGCGGCGGCTTCGACGCCGGAATGACGGGCGACACGGAGGGCACAGCCGATACCGCGCAGCCCTACACCCCCGACGACACCGAGTACAATATCTTCAACACCGATCGCCGCCTGGAGGCACTGCAGTCGCTGGCCGAGTCGCTTTCCCGCATCGAGCAGAAGAAGTCGGTCATTTATTTCAGCAGCGGCATGGACAAAACCGGGATCGAGAACCAGTCGCAGCTGCGCAACGCGATTAATCGCGCGGTTCGGAGCAATGTGGCCATCTACCCGATGGACATGCGCGGACTGCAGGCCATTATTCCCGGCGGCGAGGCGCAGCAGGCCAGCCTGCGTGGCACTTCGCCGTACTCAGGCGCCTCGGTGCGCAATGCCTTCGATTCCAACTTTTCTACCCAGGAAACCCTGGTCACGCTTGCCGCCGATACCGGCGGGCGCGCCTTCCTGGATTCCAACGACTTCGGCGCCGTCTTCAACAAGGTGCAGGAAGATACCTCGGCGTACTACGTGATCGGCTATCGCAGCACGAATCCGGCGCGAGACGGCCGCTTCCGCAAGATCATCGTCAAGACTTCAGTGCCGGATGTAAAAATCGAATTCCGCAAGGGCTACTATGCCCCGCGCGACTTTGCGCACTCTAATAGGGACGACCGTGAACAGCAACTCGTCGACGAGCTCAGCTCCGAGTTGTCCGCCACCGATCTCGACGTCTTCCTCTCCGCCGCCTATTTCCGCCTCAGCGAAGGGCGCTTCTACGTGCCCGTGTCGCTGGTGGTGCCCGGCTCGGAAATTCCGTTCACCAACTCCGGTGACAAGGACAAAGCCACGCTGGACATTATCGGCGTGGTCCGTGATGAACTCCAGCGGCCGGTGGGCAATGTGCGCGATACCGTCAAGCTCAACCTCGACGAATCGCAGCAAGTGCGCCGCAAGAACGTGCAGTACCAGACGGCTTTCACGCTGCCGCCCGGAAAGTTTCACCTGAAATTAGTGCTGCGGGAAAACCAGAGCGGGCGCCTCGGCTCGTTCGAAACCGACGTGATCATTCCGGACTTCAAGAAGGAAAAAGTTCCGCTTCGGCTCAGCTCGGTGGTGATGGGCACGCAGATCCAGAACGCATCCAAGCGCAAATCATCGGAAAATGTACTGGCGAAGGACGGCTCGGAACTAATACCCAACGTGCTGCACGTTTTCTCGCCCGCCCAGCACCTGTACTTCTATTACGAAGTGTATGAGCCGACGAAAGACACCCACTCCGCCGATAAGGGCAAGCCAATTCGCCTGCTCACCAGCATCCAGTTCTTCCAGGGAAAAGTGAAGGCGTTCGAGACCCCGCTGGTGGAAGCGCACCAGCTCACCGCGCCCGACCGCAAGGCCGCGGTCTTCCAGTTCGACGTCCCGCTCAGCCAGCTCAAGCCGGGTTTGTATACCTGCCAGGTTACGGTCATCGATGACGCCGCCGGCACCTTCGCATTCCCGCGGTTGGCACTACTGCTGAAAAACGACGCCGCGAAGCCGGCCAGTGCCGCGGGCGGCAAGTAG
- a CDS encoding DUF5666 domain-containing protein, giving the protein MKRCIAILTVLVTTMLCAGQTAPGSEKPSTAEGQQRGEGRGETRGFRGPGGGTIGEISKDGFTLKQQDGKTITVKVKPDTQFRRDRQEAKFSDFKPGDMVMVAGEPAGENTWTARFVVSRQGMSEANMQVTREDLGKKFIAGEVKAIDGTRLTIARPDGQTQTIEVDENTSFRKGRESITLPDIKAGDRIFGRGALNSAGVFVPTELNVGGMMFRGPGGGGGGERTQAPPPK; this is encoded by the coding sequence ATGAAACGCTGCATTGCCATTCTCACCGTTCTGGTAACCACGATGTTGTGTGCAGGACAAACTGCTCCTGGGTCCGAAAAGCCGTCCACTGCAGAAGGGCAGCAGCGGGGCGAAGGCCGCGGCGAAACGCGCGGATTCCGCGGGCCTGGGGGCGGAACCATCGGCGAAATCAGTAAGGACGGGTTCACCCTGAAGCAACAGGACGGGAAGACCATAACCGTGAAGGTCAAGCCTGATACGCAGTTCCGGAGGGATCGGCAAGAAGCCAAGTTCTCCGACTTCAAGCCCGGAGACATGGTCATGGTCGCCGGCGAACCGGCCGGCGAAAACACGTGGACAGCGCGGTTCGTGGTCTCACGTCAAGGCATGAGCGAGGCCAACATGCAGGTCACGCGCGAGGACTTGGGTAAGAAGTTCATTGCCGGCGAGGTAAAGGCGATTGACGGAACCAGGCTCACGATCGCGCGTCCCGACGGCCAGACGCAGACCATCGAAGTAGACGAGAACACTTCTTTCCGCAAGGGCCGCGAAAGCATCACGCTGCCCGACATCAAAGCCGGCGACCGCATCTTCGGCCGCGGTGCTTTGAATTCGGCCGGCGTTTTCGTTCCCACGGAGCTCAACGTCGGGGGGATGATGTTCCGCGGCCCCGGCGGCGGCGGTGGTGGAGAGCGTACGCAGGCCCCGCCTCCCAAGTAG
- a CDS encoding bifunctional ornithine acetyltransferase/N-acetylglutamate synthase gives FGVCKGAGMIHPRLATMLAYLFTDADVAPRELGERLRDAVHATFNRINVDSDTSTNDTVLLLASGLAGKPKSKDFAEALHAVCESLGRQIVADGEGVKHVVNLRIEGARSDAEASQVAKAIANSMLVKTAWAGADPNWGRVLAAVGYSGAPIDPDKVDIYFGKHQVCRRGVAARFDGNKVHAYLSQPVFDIRVDLRRGKVGATFWTCDLTGEYVHINADYHT, from the coding sequence TGTTCGGTGTCTGCAAGGGCGCGGGCATGATTCATCCGCGGCTGGCGACGATGCTGGCGTACCTGTTCACCGACGCGGACGTCGCTCCGCGCGAACTGGGCGAGCGCCTGCGTGACGCGGTGCATGCGACTTTCAATCGCATCAACGTGGACAGCGACACGTCGACCAATGACACCGTGCTGCTGCTGGCAAGCGGACTGGCCGGAAAGCCGAAGAGCAAGGACTTTGCCGAGGCGCTGCATGCGGTTTGCGAATCGCTCGGCAGGCAGATCGTCGCCGATGGCGAAGGCGTCAAGCACGTGGTGAATTTGCGAATCGAGGGCGCACGGTCCGACGCCGAGGCATCGCAGGTAGCAAAAGCGATTGCAAATTCCATGCTGGTGAAGACGGCGTGGGCGGGCGCTGATCCGAACTGGGGACGGGTGCTGGCGGCGGTCGGGTATTCGGGTGCGCCGATCGATCCCGACAAGGTGGACATCTACTTCGGCAAGCACCAGGTTTGCCGCCGGGGCGTGGCGGCGCGATTTGATGGAAACAAGGTGCATGCGTATCTGAGCCAACCGGTGTTCGACATTCGTGTCGACTTACGCCGCGGAAAAGTGGGCGCAACGTTCTGGACGTGTGACTTGACCGGCGAGTACGTGCACATCAACGCGGACTACCACACCTGA
- a CDS encoding DUF5916 domain-containing protein, translated as MRGIFAVIIFAAAALAAAPDGAEAQLASNNEPHQIHVRRIEDAHIKVDGKLDEPVWQTIEPITNFTQTQPNEGAPVSRRTEVRIFYDDNNIYFGFRFEDDPDRINYHFVARDVGSGSDSADILLDTFHDRRTGYFFSITAAGAQFDGTYDESRGGQGFGTIDLTWDGIWYSGVSRESWGWSAEVVIPFKSIRISHASSQEWGINIGRERLRDNEFAFWVPVPLFEGFMKPSRAGVLTGLEDLHVGRNLELVPFVGGANRSGGQQPQLNKFSVDGGLNARYGLQQNLTANLAINPDFGETEADQFTAEVSRFEIFFPEKRQFFTEGANYFQTPLQLFFSRRIGAPMPDGEPQRILEGGKLTGKVGAWTIGALEAVTQAQDYVDPSTQTLQQAPGAFFGVVRLQHDLFQKSAFGFMTVNRRQQPGTVGQNESTHAMDLSILSGPHIRWVSQAMVNTNSANPGVDAQHLGWISDFIYDSNQFTYEVSGKFLGNKLDLSHTGFEPQVDRWSGLMSATWKPFINRHYIRQLFFNLNYDESNGTHGELEDAGADFDFKAQFKNFWQAHYRFSYDRTRFFFFTPDFLRLPNTRGYQEPIHVVELTSNQSRRVYFDLLFQTQKMVQFNENFYGSMKELQLQSTARIGRHLRWELNAIRIDEHLLDGRHFQYRKFFISRWTYQFNTKARARVLAQYASDRHGNDISINSLFAYDFTARSALYIGYNRQRKDPFAVTDLGNQVFVKLSYLFAF; from the coding sequence ATGCGTGGGATCTTTGCTGTCATCATCTTCGCAGCTGCTGCGCTTGCTGCCGCACCGGACGGCGCCGAGGCGCAGCTGGCCAGCAATAACGAGCCGCACCAGATCCATGTGCGCCGGATTGAGGACGCGCACATCAAGGTCGACGGCAAGCTGGATGAGCCGGTCTGGCAAACCATCGAGCCGATCACCAACTTCACGCAAACTCAGCCCAATGAAGGCGCGCCCGTCAGCCGCCGCACCGAAGTGCGGATTTTTTACGACGACAATAACATCTATTTCGGATTCCGCTTCGAAGACGATCCCGACCGTATCAACTACCACTTCGTCGCCCGCGACGTCGGCAGCGGCTCCGACAGCGCCGACATCCTGCTGGATACCTTCCACGACCGCCGCACCGGGTACTTCTTCAGCATCACCGCCGCGGGCGCGCAATTCGACGGCACCTATGACGAATCGCGCGGCGGCCAGGGCTTCGGCACCATTGACCTGACCTGGGACGGCATCTGGTACAGCGGCGTGTCGCGCGAGTCCTGGGGATGGTCGGCGGAAGTGGTGATTCCGTTCAAGTCGATCCGAATCTCACATGCATCCTCTCAGGAGTGGGGAATTAACATCGGGCGCGAGCGGCTGCGTGACAACGAGTTCGCATTCTGGGTGCCCGTGCCGCTGTTCGAGGGGTTCATGAAGCCATCGCGCGCGGGCGTGCTCACCGGCCTGGAAGACTTGCACGTCGGACGAAACTTGGAACTGGTTCCCTTCGTTGGCGGCGCCAATCGGAGCGGTGGACAACAGCCGCAGCTCAACAAGTTTTCCGTGGATGGCGGCCTCAACGCGCGCTACGGCCTGCAGCAGAACCTGACCGCTAATCTGGCCATCAACCCTGACTTCGGCGAAACCGAGGCCGACCAGTTCACGGCGGAGGTGTCACGCTTTGAAATCTTCTTTCCCGAGAAGCGCCAGTTTTTTACCGAGGGCGCTAACTACTTTCAGACCCCGCTGCAGCTGTTCTTCTCCCGCCGCATTGGCGCTCCCATGCCGGATGGAGAGCCGCAACGCATTCTGGAAGGCGGCAAGCTCACCGGCAAGGTCGGCGCGTGGACCATCGGCGCCCTGGAAGCTGTGACCCAGGCGCAGGACTACGTGGATCCGTCAACGCAGACGCTGCAACAGGCGCCCGGCGCATTTTTTGGCGTAGTGCGTCTGCAGCATGACCTGTTCCAAAAGTCCGCCTTCGGTTTCATGACGGTGAACCGACGTCAGCAACCGGGGACCGTTGGCCAGAACGAGAGCACGCACGCCATGGACCTTAGCATCCTGTCCGGGCCGCATATCCGCTGGGTGTCGCAGGCGATGGTCAACACGAACTCCGCCAATCCTGGCGTTGACGCTCAGCATTTGGGGTGGATCTCGGATTTCATCTATGACTCCAACCAGTTCACCTATGAGGTGTCCGGCAAATTTCTCGGCAACAAGCTCGACCTCAGCCACACCGGCTTCGAACCGCAAGTCGATCGGTGGAGCGGCCTGATGAGCGCGACCTGGAAGCCGTTCATCAATCGCCATTACATCCGGCAGCTCTTCTTCAACCTCAATTACGACGAGAGCAACGGCACGCACGGCGAACTCGAGGATGCCGGCGCCGACTTTGACTTCAAGGCGCAATTCAAGAATTTCTGGCAGGCGCACTACCGTTTTTCTTACGACCGCACCCGCTTCTTCTTTTTCACCCCGGATTTTTTGCGTCTGCCCAACACGCGCGGCTACCAGGAACCGATCCACGTCGTGGAACTCACTTCCAACCAGAGCCGCCGCGTCTATTTCGACCTGCTGTTCCAGACGCAGAAAATGGTGCAATTCAACGAGAATTTCTACGGCTCGATGAAAGAATTGCAGCTGCAATCCACGGCGCGGATCGGCCGGCATCTGCGCTGGGAACTCAACGCCATTCGCATTGACGAACACCTGCTCGACGGCCGCCACTTTCAGTACCGCAAATTCTTCATCTCGCGCTGGACCTATCAGTTCAACACCAAGGCACGCGCGAGAGTGCTTGCGCAGTACGCCAGCGACCGCCATGGGAACGACATCAGCATCAATTCGCTGTTCGCCTACGACTTCACCGCCCGCAGTGCGCTCTACATCGGCTATAACCGCCAGCGCAAAGACCCTTTCGCTGTCACCGATCTCGGCAACCAGGTCTTCGTCAAGTTGTCATACCTGTTCGCGTTCTAG
- a CDS encoding TonB-dependent receptor, whose protein sequence is MKFFPVLAKSWLRRTITRRGYSQFAHVSALLVFLAGLPIFAQTPSSCDVAGKTAADGVPLPGVTISASNSLTGKKTATSTGVDGTYTLIAPSNGRYVIRAELAGFAVATKEVVVNAANCHLRADLEMMLQSRVQAEEQRQQRQAQQQVAGVSGRGFQNLALAADPSGMAGMAQGEGAGNGGATDISGIPSQAMNPDAATESVAISSSNNAAQTNEMMFGGNDEQMRERIQEMRDRAARGEPGVYMNGGPGGNGMFLGPGGGGPGGFGGPGSVQIIRIGGRRGMNINKPHGSLFYSASDGVFDAKPYSLNGLPTTQPDYFQQRFGGTLGGPLKIPHIYNGGTKTFFFLNYFGNRSDNPYDVFSTVPTLAERGGDFSGVTTRNGAAVQIFNPATGLPFANNQITAIDPAARALLKFIPLPNQPGTFQNFHYVTSTSTSNDNVNLRLIHNFGSSGGPFMMGPGGGGRAGRGPRNNLNFGIHWQRSDSVLNNPLPTVGGRTKSSAIDIPAGWVYGKGHLTNHLRFDFNRRNISTNNLYAGVENIASEAGIAGVSTNPFDWGLPNLSFTNFVGVNDINPLARRDLTWSLADTLIWNHGRHNVRWGGDFRRIHQNPQTDKNARGSFVFTGLYTARYVGGVAVPGTGFDFADFLLGAPQQASVQYGVNNYHFAANSWDLFVQDDWRVRGNLTINFGLRYEYVSPFTEENHQLANLDVAPGFVAVAPVCAVTIGTCGNVGPYSGAFPATLVNPDRNNFAPRIGIAWKPMVKTVVRAGYGINYNTTQYSTMVQNLSFQPPFDFTQTNIGSIAGPLALQNAFATVSSVTTNNYGVDRNYRLGYVQIWNLDIQRELTRTLLLSLDYNGSKGTHLDLLRAPDRLPGGGLSISGVQPFLWESSNADSILHSGSVRLRKRMSGGLSVGGSYTYSKSIDNASSIGGGAVVVAQNDRDLAAERGLSSFDQRHRFTADYVYEFPFGTNKRWLSTTSLASHVFGDWQWSGNIAFATGLPFTARVLGSFTDVASGVNGTLRANTTGAPISISDPSVSQWFNTAAFTIPPAGTFGNAGRNTIEGPSTFTANMAVAKTFNLGDTKGFEVRFQASNVFNTPQFTTIDTVVNSPTFGRVVGVGGMRKMQFLARYRF, encoded by the coding sequence ATGAAGTTTTTCCCAGTGCTTGCGAAGTCATGGTTGCGACGCACGATCACGCGGCGCGGCTACAGCCAATTCGCGCACGTTAGTGCGCTGCTCGTGTTCTTAGCCGGGCTCCCCATCTTTGCGCAGACCCCCTCATCGTGCGACGTTGCAGGCAAAACGGCGGCCGACGGGGTTCCTCTGCCCGGCGTTACCATCTCGGCATCGAACTCGCTTACCGGCAAAAAGACGGCGACCTCCACCGGTGTGGACGGCACTTACACTCTGATTGCCCCTTCCAACGGACGCTATGTCATCCGCGCTGAGCTGGCAGGTTTCGCGGTGGCGACCAAGGAAGTGGTGGTGAACGCGGCCAACTGCCATCTTCGTGCCGACCTGGAGATGATGTTGCAATCGCGCGTTCAGGCCGAGGAACAGCGCCAGCAGCGCCAAGCGCAGCAGCAGGTTGCGGGCGTCTCGGGTCGCGGATTCCAGAACCTGGCCCTGGCCGCCGATCCCTCCGGGATGGCTGGCATGGCGCAAGGCGAGGGAGCGGGGAACGGCGGCGCAACGGACATCTCGGGCATACCCTCTCAGGCGATGAACCCGGATGCCGCCACGGAATCGGTCGCGATTTCTTCCTCCAACAATGCCGCCCAAACCAACGAGATGATGTTTGGCGGCAACGACGAGCAAATGCGCGAGCGCATTCAGGAAATGCGCGACCGTGCCGCTCGCGGCGAGCCCGGGGTGTACATGAACGGCGGACCGGGCGGCAACGGCATGTTTCTCGGACCGGGCGGCGGCGGCCCCGGAGGTTTCGGCGGCCCCGGTAGCGTCCAGATCATCCGGATTGGCGGACGCCGTGGCATGAACATCAATAAGCCGCACGGATCGCTGTTCTACTCGGCCAGCGACGGCGTCTTCGATGCCAAGCCTTATTCGCTGAACGGCCTGCCCACGACGCAGCCGGATTATTTCCAGCAACGCTTCGGGGGCACCCTAGGCGGTCCCCTGAAAATTCCGCACATTTATAACGGCGGCACCAAGACCTTTTTCTTTCTCAACTATTTTGGCAACCGCTCCGATAACCCCTACGACGTCTTCTCCACCGTTCCGACGCTTGCCGAACGGGGCGGCGATTTTTCCGGTGTGACCACGCGCAATGGCGCAGCGGTGCAGATCTTCAATCCAGCCACCGGCCTTCCCTTCGCAAACAATCAAATCACCGCGATCGATCCCGCGGCCCGGGCGTTATTGAAATTCATTCCGCTGCCCAACCAGCCGGGTACGTTTCAAAATTTTCACTACGTTACTTCCACCTCCACCAGCAACGACAATGTGAACCTGCGCCTGATCCATAACTTCGGATCGTCCGGAGGGCCGTTTATGATGGGCCCGGGTGGGGGAGGGCGAGCCGGGCGCGGGCCGCGCAACAACCTCAATTTCGGCATTCACTGGCAGCGCTCTGACTCGGTCCTGAACAATCCGCTGCCCACCGTCGGCGGACGGACGAAGTCCAGCGCCATCGACATTCCCGCCGGCTGGGTTTACGGCAAGGGCCACCTGACCAATCATTTGCGCTTCGATTTCAACCGCAGGAACATTTCCACGAACAACCTGTACGCCGGCGTCGAGAACATTGCTTCCGAGGCGGGAATTGCAGGCGTCTCCACTAACCCATTTGACTGGGGCCTGCCCAATCTTTCTTTCACCAACTTCGTCGGCGTGAACGATATCAATCCGCTGGCGCGGCGCGATCTGACCTGGTCGCTGGCCGATACCCTGATCTGGAACCATGGCAGGCATAACGTCCGCTGGGGCGGCGACTTCCGCCGCATTCACCAGAATCCGCAGACGGACAAGAACGCGCGCGGCAGCTTCGTCTTCACCGGTCTCTATACCGCGCGTTATGTTGGCGGCGTGGCTGTGCCGGGCACGGGTTTTGACTTCGCCGATTTTCTCCTCGGCGCGCCGCAGCAGGCGTCGGTGCAGTACGGTGTCAACAACTACCACTTCGCGGCCAACTCCTGGGACTTGTTTGTCCAGGACGACTGGCGCGTGCGCGGCAACCTGACCATCAACTTCGGGCTGCGCTACGAGTATGTTTCTCCCTTCACGGAGGAAAATCACCAGCTCGCGAACCTCGACGTTGCCCCCGGATTTGTCGCGGTCGCGCCGGTCTGCGCGGTCACCATCGGCACCTGCGGCAATGTGGGCCCGTACAGCGGAGCGTTTCCTGCAACGCTGGTCAATCCCGATCGCAACAATTTCGCCCCGCGCATCGGCATTGCCTGGAAGCCAATGGTGAAAACGGTTGTGCGCGCCGGCTACGGCATCAACTACAACACCACTCAGTACTCCACGATGGTGCAAAACCTCTCGTTCCAGCCGCCGTTCGATTTTACGCAGACAAATATCGGATCCATCGCCGGCCCCCTGGCTCTGCAGAATGCTTTCGCCACCGTGTCCAGCGTGACCACGAACAATTACGGCGTGGATCGCAATTACCGTCTGGGATACGTGCAGATCTGGAACCTCGACATCCAGCGCGAGTTGACCCGCACTCTGCTGCTGAGTCTGGATTACAACGGCAGCAAGGGAACGCACCTTGACCTGCTGCGCGCGCCCGACCGCCTACCCGGCGGGGGTCTGAGCATTTCCGGGGTGCAGCCATTTCTGTGGGAGAGTTCCAATGCCGACTCGATCCTGCACAGCGGCAGTGTCCGGCTGCGCAAGCGCATGTCAGGCGGGCTGTCGGTGGGCGGCAGCTACACCTATTCCAAATCGATCGATAATGCTTCTTCCATCGGCGGCGGCGCAGTTGTGGTGGCACAGAACGATCGGGACCTGGCTGCCGAGCGCGGCCTTTCCAGCTTCGACCAGCGCCATCGTTTCACCGCCGACTATGTTTACGAATTTCCCTTCGGAACCAACAAACGCTGGCTCTCGACAACTTCGCTGGCGTCGCACGTCTTCGGGGACTGGCAGTGGAGCGGCAACATCGCCTTTGCCACCGGCCTGCCGTTTACCGCGCGTGTGCTGGGCAGTTTTACCGACGTCGCCAGCGGGGTGAACGGCACGCTGCGCGCCAATACCACCGGCGCGCCGATTTCAATTTCTGACCCCAGCGTGTCGCAGTGGTTCAATACCGCGGCGTTCACCATTCCTCCCGCCGGGACCTTCGGCAACGCGGGTAGGAACACGATCGAAGGCCCGAGCACCTTCACCGCGAACATGGCGGTGGCGAAGACATTCAACCTTGGCGACACGAAGGGATTCGAGGTTCGCTTTCAAGCGAGCAACGTCTTCAACACGCCTCAATTCACCACCATTGATACCGTTGTAAACTCACCGACCTTCGGCCGCGTGGTCGGAGTCGGCGGCATGAGGAAAATGCAGTTCCTGGCAAGGTACAGGTTCTAG
- a CDS encoding anion transporter, with the protein MLSHPMQHAMSEAHVLAGYLIFFASYLVFAIGKFPGWKIDRPGMAIIGAVLMFAFRILGPGDSLRFIDFATIVLLFSMMLIVGNLRLAGFFERVAQIAVARLGRHHLLPAIIFTSGVLSAFFVNDIICLVMVPFVLTIARRMNVPPARYLLAVATASNIGSVASITGNPQNILIGSLSGISYRSFLAHLGPVAMVGLLLDWLVLHFAGEGGRPIENDGVVLEITQRRARSLTKPVLVTAAVLVAFVAGAQPALVAAVGAAILLITRSLEPRLVYEEVDWGLLVFFIGLFLIVGGAEQVGLTSLLLEFAQRWNLHNAGILTLVTAALSNLVSNVPAVMLLKSLAPGFQDPHHAWLVLAMASTLAGNLTITGSIANIIVVERSRPAVRIGFWDYFRLGLPITLATLLFGWLWLSVVP; encoded by the coding sequence ATGCTGTCTCACCCCATGCAGCATGCCATGTCGGAAGCGCACGTCCTGGCCGGTTACCTGATTTTCTTCGCCAGCTACCTGGTGTTTGCGATCGGCAAATTCCCTGGATGGAAGATCGACCGGCCAGGAATGGCAATTATCGGCGCGGTGCTGATGTTCGCCTTCCGCATTCTCGGCCCGGGCGACTCGCTGCGGTTTATCGATTTCGCAACCATCGTGCTGCTGTTCTCGATGATGCTGATCGTCGGCAACTTGCGGCTGGCAGGCTTTTTCGAGCGCGTCGCACAAATCGCCGTCGCGCGCTTGGGACGACATCACCTGCTCCCGGCCATCATTTTCACCAGCGGCGTTTTGTCGGCATTTTTCGTGAACGACATCATCTGCCTGGTCATGGTGCCTTTCGTGCTGACAATTGCCCGCCGCATGAACGTTCCGCCGGCGCGCTACCTGCTGGCGGTGGCGACGGCTTCTAACATCGGCAGCGTTGCCAGCATCACCGGCAATCCGCAGAACATCCTGATCGGCTCGTTATCCGGAATTTCCTATCGCTCGTTTCTCGCCCACCTTGGACCCGTCGCAATGGTCGGTCTGCTGCTGGATTGGCTTGTGCTGCACTTTGCGGGGGAGGGCGGCCGCCCTATCGAAAACGACGGCGTTGTGCTGGAGATTACGCAACGACGGGCACGCTCGCTGACGAAACCTGTGCTCGTGACCGCGGCGGTGCTGGTCGCATTTGTGGCGGGAGCCCAACCGGCGCTGGTGGCGGCAGTCGGCGCTGCCATCCTGCTGATCACGCGCTCGCTGGAGCCGCGCCTGGTTTATGAAGAAGTGGATTGGGGCCTGCTCGTATTTTTCATCGGTCTGTTCTTAATTGTTGGCGGCGCCGAGCAGGTTGGCCTGACGTCGTTGCTGCTGGAATTCGCGCAGCGCTGGAACTTGCATAATGCCGGCATTTTGACCTTGGTAACCGCCGCACTCTCCAACTTGGTCAGCAACGTTCCAGCAGTCATGCTGCTGAAATCTCTCGCGCCAGGATTTCAAGATCCTCATCATGCGTGGCTGGTGCTCGCCATGGCGAGCACGCTCGCCGGCAACCTGACGATCACCGGGTCGATCGCCAATATCATCGTGGTGGAGCGCTCGCGCCCGGCGGTGCGCATCGGGTTCTGGGATTATTTCCGCCTCGGCCTGCCAATTACGCTGGCGACCCTGCTGTTCGGATGGCTATGGTTGAGCGTCGTGCCCTGA